The Halalkalibacter krulwichiae genome has a segment encoding these proteins:
- a CDS encoding metal-dependent hydrolase, with protein sequence MKGTTHILGGIAAAAIAQNQFNLGMENTIIYYSTAVIGAIIPDICHPNSMIGRRLPILSKVFSSVFGHRSFTHSLLFFLLVFILTEQFTFEYAQTVQAGILVGIGSHIVLDALTARGVKLLYPLKVNIRSPLFVRTGSLIGESLVVVGLLTLMVMTFFVS encoded by the coding sequence ATGAAAGGAACTACTCATATATTAGGCGGAATTGCTGCAGCTGCAATTGCGCAAAACCAATTTAACTTAGGAATGGAAAATACAATTATTTATTATTCAACAGCCGTTATCGGGGCAATTATTCCAGACATTTGTCACCCAAATTCAATGATTGGTAGGCGACTCCCAATCTTATCAAAAGTTTTCAGCTCAGTGTTTGGACATCGTTCATTTACTCATAGCTTATTATTCTTTCTCCTTGTTTTTATTTTAACGGAGCAATTCACATTTGAATATGCACAAACTGTTCAAGCAGGGATTCTAGTCGGAATAGGAAGTCATATTGTTTTGGACGCTTTAACAGCAAGAGGAGTGAAGTTACTTTACCCATTAAAAGTTAACATTAGAAGTCCATTATTCGTACGGACAGGTTCGTTAATTGGCGAATCACTTGTCGTTGTTGGATTACTTACTCTAATGGTAATGACTTTTTTTGTTTCATAG
- the pfkA gene encoding 6-phosphofructokinase: MKRIAVMTSGGDAPGMNAAVRAVVRKAIYHNCGVFGIYRGYTGLIEGDIKELQLGSVGDIIHRGGTMLHSSRSEEFKTVEGQLKAVEQLKKHGIEGVIVVGGDGSYRGAQKLSEHGIATVGVPGTIDNDIPGTDYTIGFDTALNTIIDSIDKIRDTASSHERTYVIEVMGRHAGDLALLSGLAGGAETILIPEVEHNMDDIIERLERGAKRGKKHSIIIVAEGIGSGVDIAKDIERRIDLETRVTVLGHIQRGGSPTGFDRVLASRLGAYAVDLLLADKSGVAVGIEKHKLVHYPFDEVFSKPHQIDQQIYDLSAQLSI; the protein is encoded by the coding sequence TTGAAACGAATTGCGGTTATGACAAGCGGGGGAGATGCACCGGGAATGAACGCTGCTGTTCGTGCAGTCGTAAGGAAAGCCATTTATCATAATTGTGGAGTATTTGGGATCTACCGTGGGTATACAGGATTGATCGAAGGGGATATTAAAGAGCTGCAACTAGGATCTGTTGGAGACATCATTCATCGAGGCGGTACGATGTTACATAGTTCAAGAAGTGAAGAATTTAAGACGGTCGAAGGGCAACTAAAAGCAGTTGAACAATTAAAAAAACACGGCATTGAAGGAGTCATTGTGGTTGGCGGTGATGGTTCCTATCGGGGTGCTCAGAAATTATCTGAGCATGGAATTGCAACAGTTGGTGTGCCCGGAACGATTGATAACGATATACCGGGAACGGATTATACAATCGGCTTTGATACAGCGTTAAATACAATTATTGATTCAATTGATAAAATTCGAGATACAGCGAGTTCGCATGAGAGAACATATGTCATTGAAGTAATGGGAAGGCACGCCGGTGATTTAGCGCTTTTAAGCGGACTTGCCGGTGGAGCTGAAACAATTCTTATCCCAGAAGTTGAGCATAATATGGATGATATTATTGAGCGATTAGAGCGTGGAGCAAAGAGAGGAAAAAAACATAGTATTATTATTGTTGCAGAAGGAATTGGCAGCGGTGTTGACATTGCTAAAGACATTGAACGGAGAATTGATCTTGAAACACGCGTTACGGTTCTTGGTCATATTCAAAGAGGCGGCTCCCCAACTGGGTTTGACAGAGTGCTAGCTAGCCGTTTAGGAGCCTATGCCGTCGATTTACTTTTAGCAGATAAGTCAGGAGTAGCAGTTGGCATTGAAAAGCATAAGTTGGTCCATTATCCGTTTGATGAAGTATTTTCAAAACCACACCAAATAGATCAACAAATTTATGATCTTTCTGCTCAATTATCAATTTAA
- a CDS encoding GerW family sporulation protein, producing MSGMSPVSKLIDHIKPTTTETVFGEAIEGECQKIVPVAKATYFVVGGGGQGSEETNHSGGDGGGTFIRLKPVGVYEVTNKRTRYIPTMNYTPLLYLAGSACLLASILIKNKEK from the coding sequence ATGAGTGGAATGTCCCCTGTTAGTAAATTGATCGATCACATAAAGCCTACGACAACTGAAACTGTATTTGGTGAAGCGATTGAAGGAGAATGTCAGAAGATTGTACCCGTAGCCAAAGCAACTTATTTTGTTGTTGGAGGCGGTGGCCAAGGTAGTGAGGAGACAAATCATTCCGGTGGGGATGGTGGAGGTACATTTATTCGTTTAAAACCTGTTGGGGTGTATGAGGTTACAAACAAGAGAACACGTTACATACCAACAATGAACTATACACCTTTGTTGTATTTGGCAGGCAGTGCTTGCTTACTAGCTTCAATTCTTATTAAAAATAAAGAAAAATAA
- a CDS encoding DUF1292 domain-containing protein: MDTNEIRDHITIEDEHGHTKDYAVEALFDMDQHSYALLTSNEETILMRVEDEEDGQYLVGITDPAERDSILDAYEIAVDANPAD; this comes from the coding sequence ATGGATACAAATGAAATTCGCGATCATATAACAATTGAAGATGAACATGGGCATACAAAGGATTATGCAGTGGAAGCATTATTTGATATGGATCAGCACTCTTACGCTCTGTTGACTTCAAATGAAGAAACAATTCTGATGCGTGTGGAAGATGAAGAGGATGGACAATATTTAGTTGGAATTACAGATCCTGCAGAAAGAGATTCAATCTTGGATGCGTATGAAATAGCTGTTGATGCCAACCCTGCGGATTAA
- the dacB gene encoding D-alanyl-D-alanine carboxypeptidase/D-alanyl-D-alanine endopeptidase codes for MKIFQTLMILLLLMSFVVGDVNAFEHDQLHQIIESDPVLQGSFISISVRSAQTGEVLFEHNANTRLRPASNMKLLTAATALSVLGEEHRFTTELYSDGVLNWKVLNGDLIIKGSGDPTLMVEDLRNLVQVLKTQGVKVIRGDVIADDTHFDDVRYPIDVPWSDEETYYGAQISALTVSPDQDYHTGTIRIMMKPGKQTGDKALISIVPQTNYVTIVNEVRTTSRDNKGAISVSRKHGENVIYLKGSIPMNGTTKTEYVAVWEPTEHVLEVIKQVLTNHGIILLGSTKVGKTPERAKQVAVHQSMPLSEILVPFMKYSNNGHAEMIVKEMGYKVTGEGSFESGLSVLKNELQRFDLEGENLIIRDGSGISHVNSITANDISKLLFKVQEEPWFSSFYHSLPLVDGDTRIERGTLYSRMKQTAATKRVRAKTGTLTSVSSLAGYIERNDENDLIFSILLNNVLDVKQAKKLEDRIVLSLTNK; via the coding sequence ATGAAAATTTTTCAAACTTTAATGATTCTCTTACTATTAATGTCGTTTGTTGTCGGCGATGTAAACGCATTTGAACACGACCAGCTTCATCAAATTATTGAAAGCGACCCCGTTTTACAAGGTTCTTTCATCTCAATAAGTGTTCGGTCTGCTCAAACGGGTGAAGTATTATTTGAACACAACGCTAATACACGATTAAGGCCAGCCTCTAATATGAAGCTTTTAACAGCTGCAACAGCCTTGTCTGTTTTGGGGGAAGAACATAGGTTTACAACAGAGTTATACTCCGATGGTGTGTTGAATTGGAAAGTGTTGAATGGAGATCTGATCATTAAAGGAAGTGGTGACCCAACATTAATGGTAGAGGACCTCAGAAATCTCGTTCAAGTATTAAAGACACAAGGAGTTAAAGTCATAAGAGGAGATGTAATTGCTGACGACACGCATTTTGATGATGTTCGATATCCAATCGATGTGCCTTGGTCAGATGAAGAAACGTATTATGGTGCTCAAATATCAGCATTAACCGTTTCGCCTGACCAAGATTATCATACGGGTACGATTAGAATAATGATGAAACCTGGAAAACAAACCGGAGATAAAGCACTTATTTCAATTGTTCCACAAACAAATTATGTCACAATTGTTAATGAAGTAAGGACAACATCTAGAGATAATAAAGGAGCCATATCTGTTTCTAGAAAACATGGAGAGAATGTAATTTATCTTAAAGGCTCTATTCCGATGAATGGAACTACAAAAACAGAATATGTGGCCGTTTGGGAGCCGACAGAACATGTGCTTGAAGTAATAAAACAAGTGTTAACAAACCATGGCATTATATTGCTAGGTAGTACAAAGGTCGGTAAAACACCAGAAAGAGCGAAACAAGTTGCTGTCCATCAATCTATGCCTTTATCAGAAATTCTCGTCCCTTTTATGAAATATAGCAATAATGGACATGCCGAGATGATTGTGAAGGAGATGGGATATAAAGTGACAGGAGAAGGAAGTTTTGAATCAGGATTAAGTGTGTTAAAAAATGAATTACAACGTTTTGACCTTGAAGGAGAGAATTTGATCATCCGTGATGGTTCAGGCATTTCTCATGTTAATTCAATTACAGCAAATGACATTTCAAAGCTTTTGTTTAAAGTGCAAGAAGAACCATGGTTCAGTTCATTTTATCATTCACTGCCGCTTGTCGACGGAGACACTCGTATTGAAAGAGGGACACTTTATTCAAGAATGAAACAAACAGCAGCAACGAAAAGAGTACGAGCAAAAACTGGTACGCTTACATCTGTTAGCTCATTAGCAGGATATATTGAAAGGAACGATGAGAACGATCTTATTTTTTCGATCTTATTAAATAATGTGCTAGATGTTAAACAAGCTAAAAAATTAGAAGATCGAATTGTCCTTTCCCTCACCAATAAATAA
- a CDS encoding VanW family protein: protein MTYFLTILMLLSPFLTPDDLTVTHEGETIATVNREDFYLPLIGKEMIDHDKYHFFLTKVEQKVFLPPVNAKIAKNGQLIPEQIGYMLDKRQFKERFYQYYYGIESAELKVPIRPVHPKVNSEILSNIRVQRIGQYVTYFNNRNKERSHNIHLATEAINNHVVFPGETFSFNQVVGKRTRERGYLSAPVIVRGELSEDIGGGICQVSSTLYNAIDHAGLKVIQRYSHSRRVPYVPRGRDATVSWYGPDFTFKNNLNQPILIQAKIYGGQMLVYILSSDSVIYEQRRVPGAPSKLPKEIIINNAEIL from the coding sequence ATGACATATTTCTTAACGATTCTTATGCTCTTATCCCCTTTTTTAACTCCTGATGATTTAACTGTTACACATGAGGGTGAAACGATTGCCACTGTAAACAGGGAAGACTTCTACCTGCCTTTAATTGGTAAAGAAATGATTGATCATGATAAATATCATTTCTTTTTGACTAAAGTGGAACAAAAAGTTTTTCTGCCTCCTGTTAATGCGAAAATCGCTAAAAATGGTCAATTGATTCCGGAACAGATTGGGTATATGCTCGATAAGCGCCAATTTAAAGAAAGATTCTACCAATATTATTACGGTATTGAATCAGCTGAGTTAAAAGTACCGATACGGCCTGTACATCCAAAAGTAAATAGCGAAATTTTGTCCAATATTCGTGTTCAACGTATAGGACAATATGTAACCTATTTTAACAATCGTAACAAAGAGCGTTCGCATAATATTCATTTGGCGACCGAAGCTATTAACAATCATGTTGTGTTTCCTGGTGAAACTTTTTCATTCAATCAGGTTGTCGGAAAACGGACTCGAGAACGTGGGTATTTATCAGCTCCTGTTATAGTCCGAGGGGAATTATCGGAAGATATCGGAGGTGGTATTTGCCAAGTTTCATCAACGTTATACAATGCGATTGACCATGCTGGTTTAAAAGTTATTCAGCGCTATTCTCATAGCAGGAGGGTCCCTTATGTTCCACGTGGGCGTGATGCAACAGTTAGTTGGTATGGACCTGATTTTACGTTTAAAAACAATTTAAACCAACCTATTCTTATTCAAGCCAAAATATATGGCGGTCAAATGTTAGTATATATTTTATCATCCGATTCAGTTATTTATGAGCAAAGACGTGTGCCAGGTGCTCCATCGAAATTACCTAAAGAAATCATCATAAACAACGCAGAAATCCTATAA
- a CDS encoding YqeG family HAD IIIA-type phosphatase — protein sequence MKFFKPDFELHHFSDITKEWLEKNNVQTIFSDLDSTLATHDQPGDDELIDWIQMLKNNGVQLVIASNNSQGRVDRFCEPHGIIGFGKCKKPSASEVRKHMNTLGAKDDTTLFLGDQLFTDIWCGKNVGIRTVLVNPIGQEHEPIQIVFKRKIENWIKKRW from the coding sequence ATGAAGTTTTTCAAACCTGATTTTGAGCTCCATCATTTTTCTGATATTACAAAAGAGTGGTTGGAGAAAAACAATGTTCAAACGATTTTCTCCGATTTAGATAGTACGCTGGCAACTCACGATCAGCCTGGTGATGATGAGCTGATTGATTGGATTCAAATGTTAAAAAACAATGGTGTTCAATTGGTAATTGCCTCTAATAATAGTCAGGGGCGTGTCGATCGCTTTTGTGAGCCGCACGGCATCATCGGCTTCGGAAAATGCAAAAAGCCTTCCGCTTCAGAGGTGAGAAAACATATGAATACACTAGGTGCTAAAGATGATACTACACTTTTTCTGGGCGATCAGCTATTCACTGATATTTGGTGTGGCAAAAATGTAGGTATTCGAACCGTGCTCGTTAACCCGATAGGCCAAGAACATGAGCCTATTCAAATTGTTTTTAAACGAAAAATTGAAAATTGGATTAAAAAGCGTTGGTAA